A region from the Vibrio navarrensis genome encodes:
- a CDS encoding chemotaxis protein CheW yields MSSKAAVLSSEQALDDYFSALLSEEQELELLVSEPSSETAWQASEHEPELKLQYSEPESYSYAEIEVKELEAPNLEDVQRLLSQLESTNVVDELGIDELLEQNTAQIASLKEEATKPLEQEVFVSQADLVEEIQEWDIADEVEEIQDWTVSESSIAQPTIEEIQPETIVQEQVELESKIEAHIETEPEPKTQTSGAGKREWTSTERSEAFQVLYFEVNSVTFAVPLDELGGIHQMTTLNHLIGRPGWYLGLQTNRDQQLDVVDTAKWVMPDKLKDDEYKAHYQYIVMLGASMWGLASSKLLGTELLYPQKVRWREQSGKRPWLAGMVKEKMCALIHVEALISMLNAGLDVKSLN; encoded by the coding sequence ATGAGCAGTAAAGCAGCGGTGTTATCGAGTGAACAAGCACTAGATGATTATTTTAGTGCTTTACTATCTGAAGAGCAGGAACTTGAGCTGCTGGTGTCTGAGCCGAGTTCAGAGACTGCTTGGCAGGCGTCAGAGCATGAGCCGGAGTTGAAACTACAGTATTCAGAACCGGAATCATACAGTTACGCGGAAATCGAGGTTAAAGAACTTGAAGCGCCTAACCTTGAGGATGTTCAGCGTCTTCTAAGTCAATTGGAATCAACCAATGTGGTTGATGAGTTGGGTATTGATGAGCTGCTTGAGCAAAATACTGCGCAAATAGCCAGTCTGAAAGAAGAAGCAACCAAACCTTTAGAACAAGAGGTTTTTGTTTCGCAAGCCGACTTGGTTGAAGAAATTCAAGAGTGGGATATTGCTGACGAGGTTGAAGAGATCCAAGATTGGACCGTTTCGGAATCTTCGATCGCCCAGCCTACTATCGAAGAGATACAACCTGAGACGATTGTACAAGAACAGGTCGAGCTTGAATCAAAAATAGAAGCTCATATAGAGACAGAGCCGGAGCCAAAGACTCAAACTTCTGGTGCAGGGAAGCGTGAGTGGACCTCAACTGAACGCTCAGAGGCGTTTCAGGTACTCTATTTTGAAGTCAATAGCGTCACATTCGCTGTACCGCTAGATGAGCTTGGCGGCATTCATCAGATGACCACACTAAACCACTTGATCGGTCGTCCAGGCTGGTATCTTGGTCTACAGACTAACCGCGACCAGCAGTTAGATGTGGTCGATACCGCCAAGTGGGTAATGCCAGATAAACTGAAAGATGACGAGTACAAAGCGCACTATCAGTACATCGTTATGTTGGGAGCGAGCATGTGGGGGCTTGCCAGCAGTAAGCTTTTAGGGACCGAATTGCTTTACCCGCAGAAGGTGCGCTGGCGCGAGCAATCGGGTAAACGCCCGTGGCTTGCTGGGATGGTGAAAGAAAAAATGTGTGCTTTAATTCATGTAGAAGCATTAATTTCCATGCTAAATGCCGGACTAGATGTAAAATCACTAAATTAA
- a CDS encoding ParA family protein, which produces MIVWSVANQKGGVGKTTTTVTLAGLLSKKGHSVLLVDTDPHASLTTYLGFDPDGVSSSLFDLFQLKEFSRESVRPLVMKTDIEGIDIIPAHMSLATLDRVMGNRSGMGLILKRALMALSKEYDYVLIDCPPILGVMMVNALAASDRILIPVQTEFLAMKGLERMIRTLTIMQKSRRDPFKVTIVPTMYDKRTKASLQTLTQLKKDYPDKVWTSAVPIDTKFRDASLKRLPASHFADGSRGVFAYKQLLIYLERLAIDEQ; this is translated from the coding sequence ATGATTGTCTGGAGTGTAGCGAACCAAAAAGGCGGCGTCGGAAAAACGACCACCACAGTGACTTTAGCTGGCTTGCTGAGTAAGAAAGGGCATAGCGTGTTGTTAGTTGACACAGACCCCCATGCTTCTTTGACCACTTATCTGGGGTTTGATCCTGATGGCGTGTCCAGCAGTCTTTTTGATTTATTCCAGCTCAAAGAATTTAGTCGCGAGAGCGTGAGACCTCTCGTGATGAAAACCGATATTGAAGGTATCGACATAATTCCGGCGCACATGTCTTTGGCGACCCTGGACCGTGTGATGGGTAACCGCAGTGGGATGGGGTTGATTCTCAAGCGCGCTTTGATGGCGTTGTCGAAAGAATATGACTACGTATTGATTGATTGTCCTCCTATCCTTGGTGTGATGATGGTCAATGCATTGGCGGCGAGCGATCGTATTTTGATCCCGGTTCAAACGGAGTTTCTTGCGATGAAGGGGCTAGAACGCATGATCCGGACGCTAACCATTATGCAAAAATCTCGTCGCGATCCGTTTAAAGTGACGATAGTTCCGACCATGTATGACAAGCGAACTAAGGCTTCTTTGCAAACGTTAACCCAGCTGAAAAAAGACTATCCCGATAAGGTTTGGACGTCGGCGGTGCCAATAGACACCAAATTTAGAGATGCAAGTTTAAAACGTCTCCCAGCTTCGCACTTTGCGGATGGCAGCCGAGGCGTGTTTGCTTATAAGCAATTGCTGATCTATCTAGAGAGGTTAGCGATTGATGAGCAGTAA
- a CDS encoding protein-glutamate methylesterase/protein-glutamine glutaminase, whose amino-acid sequence MAIKVLVVDDSSFFRRRVSEIINAESRLEVIDVAVNGKEAVEKAQRLKPDVITMDIEMPVMDGISAVREIMASVPTPILMFSSLTHDGAKATLDALDAGALDFLPKKFEDIARNRDEAVSLLQQRVLQIASKRAFMRRPVVQPIERTTPASSPSSTRGSFGLRRDVAAPAPTRAPVTTKFRASGKKYQLTAIGTSTGGPVALQKILTKLPANYPHPIVLIQHMPATFTAAFASRLNSLCKIQVKEAEDGDVLQAGVAYLAPGGKQMMIDGRPGAARLRIIDGGERMNYKPCVDVTFGSAAKIYADKVLSMVLTGMGADGREGARMLKSAGSTIWAQDEESCVVYGMPQAVAKAGISSEDLPLDRIAERMLVEVGLA is encoded by the coding sequence ATGGCGATTAAAGTATTAGTAGTTGATGATTCAAGCTTTTTCAGACGACGCGTCAGTGAAATCATCAATGCCGAATCGCGCCTAGAAGTGATTGACGTTGCAGTCAACGGTAAAGAGGCGGTTGAGAAAGCTCAACGCCTCAAGCCAGACGTCATTACGATGGACATCGAAATGCCCGTTATGGATGGCATTTCGGCTGTTCGTGAAATTATGGCGTCGGTCCCGACGCCGATTCTGATGTTTTCTTCTTTGACTCATGACGGCGCTAAAGCCACTCTGGATGCACTTGATGCAGGTGCCTTGGATTTTCTACCGAAGAAGTTTGAAGACATCGCACGCAACCGTGACGAAGCAGTGTCTTTGTTGCAGCAGCGTGTTCTGCAGATTGCCTCGAAACGTGCTTTCATGCGACGCCCGGTAGTTCAACCCATTGAACGAACAACGCCAGCTTCGTCTCCAAGCTCCACGCGTGGCAGTTTTGGCTTGCGCCGTGATGTAGCGGCGCCAGCGCCAACTCGAGCACCAGTGACAACAAAATTTCGTGCTTCAGGGAAAAAATACCAGCTTACTGCGATTGGTACTTCTACTGGTGGTCCTGTCGCACTGCAAAAAATTCTCACCAAATTGCCAGCTAATTACCCGCATCCTATCGTCTTAATCCAACACATGCCTGCAACCTTTACTGCGGCCTTTGCAAGTCGTTTAAACTCGCTGTGTAAAATCCAAGTGAAAGAAGCGGAAGATGGCGATGTGTTACAAGCCGGTGTTGCTTACTTGGCGCCGGGTGGTAAGCAGATGATGATTGATGGCCGGCCTGGCGCTGCACGCTTGAGAATTATCGATGGTGGTGAGCGAATGAACTATAAGCCCTGTGTGGATGTGACCTTTGGCTCTGCGGCAAAAATTTACGCAGACAAAGTCCTTTCTATGGTGCTTACCGGTATGGGCGCAGATGGACGTGAAGGTGCACGCATGCTTAAGTCTGCAGGCTCAACAATTTGGGCTCAAGACGAAGAGAGCTGCGTGGTCTACGGTATGCCTCAGGCGGTGGCAAAAGCAGGGATCTCCAGCGAAGACCTGCCTTTGGATCGAATTGCCGAGCGTATGCTGGTTGAAGTGGGACTGGCATAA
- a CDS encoding chemotaxis protein CheA → MSYDLDEDILQDFLIEAGEILELLSEQLVELENNPEDRDLLNAIFRGFHTVKGGAGFLSLAELVDTCHGAENVFDVLRNGQRTVTPALMDTMLRALDTVNTQFKAVQDHEPLEAADPMLLDELHRLCRPESEDEVAEEAIEVAEPEPEFEPEPIVEEPVREEAAPSAVSASSVDEITQDEFEKLLDELHGKGSAPGKSADTVAPAAKSVATPVVDSGDITDDEFEKLLDELHGAGKSPSSSDSKSVPPAAPATPAKSAAAADSDLMTDEEFEKLLDELHGTGKGPSIEELEMATKPASANVKETPKPVEKPAVKPAPQATPKVAPAVAKAAPPAPPATQEAKAPAVAAAKKPQAEATVRVDTSTLDTIMNMVGELVLVRNRLLSLGLNSNDEEMSKAVANLDVVTADLQGAVMKTRMQPIKKVFGRFPRVVRDLARSLQKDIVLEMRGEETDLDKNLVEALADPLIHLVRNSVDHGIEMPEDRIKAGKSRTGKVILSASQEGDHIELAIVDDGGGMDPDKLRAIAVKRGMMDEDAAARLSNKECFNLIFAPGFSSKEKISDISGRGVGMDVVKTAINTLNGSIDIDSEMGKGTKITIKVPLTLAILPTLMVGVAGHPFALPLASVNEIFHLDLSRTNVVDGQLTIIVRDKSIPLFYLQNWLAPKAGKVQLRKGHGHVVIVQIGSQRVGFVVDTLIGQEEVVIKPLDNLLQGTPGMAGATITSDGHIALILDVPDLLKQYAAASRI, encoded by the coding sequence ATGAGCTACGATTTAGACGAAGATATCCTACAAGACTTCTTAATTGAAGCCGGGGAAATTCTGGAACTGCTTTCTGAGCAGTTAGTAGAATTGGAAAATAATCCAGAAGACAGGGATCTTCTTAACGCTATTTTCCGTGGATTCCATACTGTTAAAGGTGGTGCTGGCTTTCTATCACTCGCTGAACTCGTTGATACCTGTCACGGCGCAGAAAACGTCTTCGATGTATTGCGTAATGGACAGCGTACCGTCACGCCTGCATTGATGGATACCATGCTACGAGCTCTGGATACGGTGAATACCCAGTTCAAGGCAGTTCAGGATCACGAGCCTTTAGAAGCCGCTGACCCTATGTTGCTGGACGAACTTCATCGTCTTTGCCGACCTGAATCTGAAGACGAAGTTGCTGAAGAAGCGATAGAAGTCGCTGAACCAGAACCGGAATTTGAACCGGAGCCTATCGTCGAAGAGCCAGTGCGAGAAGAAGCGGCACCAAGCGCGGTCAGTGCTTCTTCTGTCGATGAAATTACTCAAGATGAATTTGAAAAATTGCTTGATGAGTTGCATGGCAAAGGTTCCGCACCAGGTAAGAGTGCGGATACTGTGGCTCCTGCTGCTAAATCGGTTGCAACTCCAGTCGTTGACAGTGGTGATATTACCGACGACGAGTTTGAAAAACTTTTAGACGAGTTACACGGCGCCGGTAAGAGTCCTTCCTCGTCAGACTCTAAATCAGTGCCACCTGCAGCGCCTGCAACTCCAGCCAAGTCGGCTGCGGCTGCAGACAGTGATCTGATGACCGATGAAGAGTTTGAGAAACTGCTCGACGAGCTGCACGGTACTGGTAAAGGCCCTTCGATTGAAGAACTGGAAATGGCAACCAAGCCTGCTTCAGCAAACGTTAAAGAAACGCCTAAACCTGTAGAGAAACCAGCTGTAAAACCAGCACCGCAAGCAACGCCTAAAGTCGCACCTGCTGTCGCCAAAGCTGCGCCTCCTGCTCCACCAGCAACGCAAGAAGCAAAAGCACCCGCTGTCGCTGCGGCGAAAAAGCCACAAGCAGAGGCGACGGTTCGTGTTGATACCTCGACACTCGATACCATTATGAATATGGTTGGCGAACTTGTTTTAGTACGTAACCGTTTACTCAGTCTTGGCTTAAATAGCAACGATGAAGAGATGTCCAAAGCCGTTGCAAACCTTGACGTTGTAACCGCCGATCTGCAAGGCGCTGTCATGAAGACGCGCATGCAGCCGATTAAGAAAGTATTTGGTCGCTTCCCTCGCGTTGTTCGAGATCTTGCTCGTAGTTTGCAAAAAGACATCGTACTGGAAATGCGCGGCGAAGAAACGGATCTGGATAAAAACTTGGTTGAAGCCTTGGCTGATCCATTGATCCACTTAGTACGTAACTCTGTAGACCACGGCATCGAAATGCCTGAAGACCGAATCAAAGCGGGTAAATCTCGTACGGGTAAAGTCATTCTCTCTGCATCCCAGGAAGGGGATCACATTGAGCTAGCGATTGTCGATGACGGCGGTGGTATGGATCCAGATAAGCTACGTGCTATTGCGGTCAAACGTGGCATGATGGACGAAGATGCTGCGGCACGCTTGTCAAATAAAGAGTGTTTTAACCTCATTTTTGCGCCTGGTTTCTCAAGTAAAGAGAAAATTTCTGACATCTCCGGGCGCGGCGTCGGTATGGATGTGGTGAAGACGGCAATCAATACACTAAACGGTTCGATTGATATTGATTCTGAAATGGGCAAAGGAACGAAGATCACCATCAAGGTTCCTTTGACTCTGGCCATTCTTCCGACCTTAATGGTTGGAGTAGCTGGACACCCATTTGCATTGCCGCTGGCGTCTGTGAACGAGATCTTCCATCTTGACCTTAGCCGAACAAACGTTGTTGATGGACAATTGACCATCATTGTGCGCGACAAGTCTATTCCGCTGTTCTACTTGCAAAATTGGCTTGCTCCTAAAGCGGGTAAAGTGCAACTGCGCAAAGGACATGGTCACGTGGTTATCGTGCAAATTGGCAGTCAGCGTGTCGGTTTTGTCGTCGATACCTTGATTGGTCAAGAAGAAGTGGTTATTAAGCCGCTGGATAACTTACTGCAAGGTACGCCGGGAATGGCGGGTGCAACCATTACTAGTGATGGCCACATAGCTCTGATTCTGGATGTGCCGGATCTGCTCAAGCAATATGCAGCCGCGTCGCGGATATAA
- a CDS encoding protein phosphatase CheZ, with the protein MISLEQAKSLVELLENGEQAQADALVASIYEDKGNLMLQEIGVLTRDLHDSLKNFAFDQRMTEITQDEIPDARDRLQYVIDKTEVAANKTMDAVEHCLPIADNLHQCLVQVRPQWNELMRGRIELSEFKALCHRIDELLVQVEGDSTELRSQLTEILMAQDFQDLTGQIIRRVITLVNEVEGRLVEILTVFAANKPLKENVLDTTPSANKEKSGSAPEGPILHPELREDAVASQDEVDDLLSSLGF; encoded by the coding sequence ATGATCTCATTAGAGCAAGCAAAGTCTCTAGTTGAATTGCTGGAAAATGGTGAACAGGCACAGGCAGATGCTTTGGTCGCTTCAATTTATGAGGATAAGGGAAACCTTATGCTGCAGGAAATTGGCGTATTGACCAGAGATCTACATGATTCACTGAAAAACTTCGCGTTTGATCAGCGAATGACGGAAATCACTCAAGATGAAATCCCTGATGCGAGGGATCGCCTTCAATACGTCATTGATAAAACGGAAGTTGCCGCCAATAAAACCATGGATGCTGTCGAGCATTGTCTACCGATTGCGGACAACTTGCATCAGTGCTTGGTGCAGGTTAGGCCGCAGTGGAACGAGTTAATGCGTGGCCGTATCGAACTGAGTGAGTTCAAGGCCCTTTGTCACCGTATTGACGAGTTATTGGTTCAGGTTGAAGGGGACAGCACTGAACTGAGAAGTCAATTAACAGAAATATTAATGGCTCAGGATTTTCAGGACCTCACAGGACAGATCATCCGTAGAGTCATTACCTTGGTAAATGAAGTGGAAGGGCGATTAGTCGAGATACTAACCGTCTTTGCCGCAAACAAACCACTAAAAGAAAACGTTTTAGACACCACCCCAAGTGCCAACAAAGAAAAAAGTGGAAGCGCGCCCGAAGGGCCGATTTTGCACCCAGAACTTCGTGAGGATGCGGTTGCGTCGCAAGATGAAGTCGATGATTTGTTATCCAGCCTCGGATTTTAA
- the cheY gene encoding chemotaxis response regulator CheY, with the protein MKILIVDDFSTMRRIVKNLLRDLGFNNTQEADDGLTALPMLKKGDFDFVVTDWNMPGMQGIDLLKNIRADEELKHLPVLMITAEAKREQIIEAAQAGVNGYIVKPFTAATLKEKLDKIFERL; encoded by the coding sequence ATGAAGATCCTTATTGTTGATGATTTCTCAACAATGCGCCGTATTGTAAAGAACCTGCTTCGTGATTTGGGTTTTAACAACACCCAAGAGGCGGACGATGGTTTGACAGCGTTACCTATGCTGAAAAAAGGTGATTTCGATTTCGTCGTGACGGATTGGAACATGCCTGGCATGCAGGGTATCGATCTACTGAAAAATATTCGTGCCGATGAGGAGCTTAAACACCTGCCAGTATTGATGATTACCGCTGAAGCGAAGCGTGAGCAGATCATTGAAGCGGCCCAAGCTGGGGTAAATGGCTATATCGTAAAACCGTTCACTGCTGCAACCCTGAAAGAAAAATTAGACAAAATATTCGAACGTTTATAA
- a CDS encoding RNA polymerase sigma factor FliA has product MNKALTYDQHANVNSQKLFIERYSVLVKRIAHHLLGRLPPSVQVEDLIQAGMIGLIEAQQNYDASKGASFETYAGIRIRGAMLDDIRRGDWVPRSVHKNNREISQAIAELEGILNRDPNDAEVAAHMGLTMEQYHAALTDINCSRLIGIEDLGVSDDVITSVEDSEDNSPFKGVADEYFRKALVESIKQLPEREALVLSLYYDEELNLKEIGEILSVSESRVSQILSQSMQRLRTKLSAWTQHD; this is encoded by the coding sequence GTGAATAAAGCGCTAACCTATGATCAACACGCCAATGTAAACAGCCAAAAGCTGTTTATCGAGAGGTATTCCGTGTTGGTCAAACGCATTGCTCACCATCTATTAGGACGACTGCCACCCAGTGTACAAGTGGAAGATCTAATTCAAGCGGGCATGATAGGGTTGATTGAAGCGCAGCAAAATTACGATGCTTCAAAAGGCGCCAGTTTTGAAACTTACGCAGGAATCCGCATTCGCGGTGCCATGCTTGATGATATCAGGCGTGGTGATTGGGTTCCGCGTTCGGTCCATAAAAACAACCGAGAAATTAGTCAGGCGATTGCTGAATTGGAAGGGATTCTCAATCGTGATCCAAACGATGCAGAAGTGGCTGCTCACATGGGGTTAACCATGGAGCAATACCACGCTGCACTGACTGATATAAATTGCTCCCGTCTGATTGGTATTGAGGATTTAGGCGTTTCAGACGACGTCATCACCTCAGTCGAAGATTCAGAAGATAACAGCCCATTTAAAGGCGTTGCTGACGAATATTTCAGAAAAGCATTGGTTGAATCAATAAAACAGCTTCCAGAGCGTGAAGCTTTGGTACTTTCGCTCTATTATGATGAAGAGCTAAACTTAAAAGAAATTGGGGAAATTCTGAGTGTTAGCGAGTCACGTGTCAGTCAGATATTGAGCCAATCCATGCAACGTCTTCGCACTAAACTCAGTGCTTGGACACAACATGACTAA
- a CDS encoding MinD/ParA family protein → MTENMIHDQASGLRRLTKPSLTKVIAVTGGKGGVGKSNVTLGLAIAMARQGKKVMVLDADLGLANVDVMLGIRSKRNLGHVLAGECELKDAIVEGPYGIRIIPATSGTQSMTELSHAQHVGLIRAFGSLEEEMDVLLIDTAAGISDMVISFSRAAQDVLVVVCDEPTSITDAYALIKLLSKEHQVQRFKIVANMVRSYREGRELFAKLTLVTERFLNVSLELVACIPLDDKVRQAVKKQKIVVDAFPRSPAALAISSLANKALTWPIPKTPSGHLEFFVERLLSRNEFLEEPFGE, encoded by the coding sequence ATGACTGAGAATATGATACACGATCAAGCAAGCGGCCTCCGTCGCTTAACAAAACCTTCACTCACTAAAGTGATCGCGGTGACTGGTGGTAAAGGTGGTGTGGGTAAATCGAACGTTACCCTAGGATTGGCGATAGCCATGGCACGTCAAGGCAAAAAAGTCATGGTACTTGATGCCGACCTTGGCCTAGCAAATGTCGACGTTATGCTCGGAATTCGTTCAAAACGCAACCTAGGGCATGTCTTAGCTGGTGAGTGTGAATTAAAAGATGCTATTGTTGAAGGACCGTATGGTATTAGAATAATACCCGCGACTTCCGGAACACAAAGCATGACTGAGCTTTCACACGCTCAGCACGTCGGCTTAATCCGTGCCTTTGGTAGTTTGGAAGAAGAAATGGACGTGCTGCTGATTGACACCGCAGCGGGCATTTCAGACATGGTGATCAGCTTTTCGCGCGCCGCGCAGGATGTCTTGGTTGTTGTCTGTGATGAACCTACGTCAATTACCGATGCTTATGCTTTAATTAAGTTGTTAAGCAAAGAACATCAGGTGCAACGCTTCAAAATTGTTGCAAATATGGTCAGAAGCTACCGTGAAGGGCGAGAATTGTTTGCAAAATTGACTTTGGTCACAGAGCGATTCTTGAATGTGAGCCTCGAACTCGTAGCATGTATTCCATTAGATGATAAAGTTCGACAAGCGGTTAAAAAGCAAAAGATAGTCGTTGACGCCTTCCCGCGTTCTCCGGCTGCGCTAGCGATCAGCTCTTTGGCAAACAAAGCGTTAACTTGGCCGATACCAAAGACCCCAAGTGGGCATCTTGAGTTTTTTGTCGAGCGATTGCTAAGCCGCAATGAATTCTTAGAGGAACCGTTTGGTGAATAA
- the flhF gene encoding flagellar biosynthesis protein FlhF, with protein sequence MKIKRFFAKDMRTALLQVKEELGADAVIMSNKKVAGGVEIVAAIDGDSASSTFAATSNRRQTANALQESGQFSSSSAGRLASRAVEDDRVSLRSESSAKSDNGSMTKRFANMLKQYNQQSDEPQRKSENEDSLSALLQRQSKHRDDQHSSVRVRENSPLAKLIAEDRRIDKPQPRLDPTRYDRRQLPQESDESANELENMREEMTSIRRLLEHQVSGLLWQEVERREPLRAMLIKRLERMGVSPELADQMACYIPEDTKPARAWKALLALVSDQIAITKQDILKRGGVVALLGPTGVGKTTTIAKLAARAAMEYGANNVALVTTDTYRIGAHEQLSIYGRIMGCPVKVAKDSKDLADVIYQLRNRKLILVDTAGMGQRDVRLSEQLDTLMQESGEVIHSYLVLPATAQRRVLQETIEHFRRIPLSGCILTKLDESLSLGEFISVVIQNALPVAYIANGQRVPEDIVIAQPKYMIAKANELLEKSTENEPHYWNSDNEGF encoded by the coding sequence TTGAAAATAAAACGATTTTTTGCCAAAGACATGAGAACGGCGCTCCTGCAAGTGAAAGAAGAGCTGGGAGCGGACGCAGTGATCATGTCCAATAAAAAAGTGGCCGGAGGGGTGGAGATCGTTGCTGCCATTGACGGAGACAGCGCGTCTTCGACTTTTGCTGCTACATCAAACCGCAGACAGACAGCAAATGCGCTTCAAGAGTCCGGGCAGTTTTCAAGTAGCTCAGCTGGGCGTCTTGCTTCTCGTGCGGTTGAAGATGATCGCGTCAGTTTGCGTAGTGAAAGCAGTGCAAAGAGCGACAATGGTTCTATGACCAAGCGCTTTGCCAACATGCTGAAGCAATACAACCAACAGAGCGATGAGCCACAACGCAAAAGCGAGAACGAAGATTCGTTATCAGCACTGCTGCAACGTCAATCCAAGCACCGTGACGATCAACATAGCTCAGTGCGGGTGCGTGAAAACTCACCGCTCGCGAAGTTAATCGCCGAAGACCGACGTATTGATAAGCCGCAACCCCGCCTTGATCCAACTCGTTATGATCGCCGTCAGCTTCCTCAGGAAAGCGATGAATCGGCCAACGAGTTGGAGAACATGCGTGAAGAGATGACCTCAATTCGTCGTCTGCTTGAACATCAAGTTTCTGGCCTTCTTTGGCAAGAAGTGGAGCGTAGAGAACCGCTGCGCGCCATGCTGATCAAGCGCCTTGAACGTATGGGTGTTTCGCCGGAGCTGGCAGACCAAATGGCTTGCTACATTCCCGAAGACACCAAACCCGCGCGCGCTTGGAAAGCACTTTTGGCACTGGTTTCAGATCAAATTGCCATCACCAAGCAAGATATCCTTAAGCGAGGTGGCGTTGTTGCCCTGCTTGGCCCTACAGGAGTAGGGAAAACCACCACTATCGCTAAACTCGCGGCTCGTGCGGCGATGGAGTACGGGGCGAATAACGTTGCCTTGGTCACCACAGATACCTATCGAATCGGTGCACATGAGCAACTCTCCATTTACGGCAGAATTATGGGCTGCCCGGTAAAAGTTGCTAAAGATTCTAAAGATTTAGCCGATGTAATCTACCAATTGAGAAATAGAAAACTCATTTTGGTTGATACCGCTGGTATGGGGCAGCGTGATGTACGCCTGTCCGAACAGTTAGACACGTTAATGCAAGAAAGTGGCGAAGTAATCCATAGCTACCTCGTTCTTCCCGCAACGGCGCAACGCAGAGTCCTTCAGGAAACTATCGAACATTTCCGACGAATTCCTTTGTCAGGTTGCATCCTGACTAAGCTCGATGAATCGTTGAGCTTGGGGGAGTTTATCAGCGTTGTAATTCAAAACGCTTTACCCGTGGCTTATATCGCCAACGGACAAAGAGTTCCTGAAGACATCGTGATTGCACAACCGAAATACATGATCGCGAAAGCGAATGAACTGCTTGAGAAGTCGACAGAGAATGAACCTCACTACTGGAACAGTGACAACGAAGGATTCTAG